In the genome of Pyrobaculum islandicum DSM 4184, the window CGCTTTGGTCTATCATATACACCAAGATGTGGTAGATATGGAATTAACAAAACCACTAGCATACGTGGTAAAACAGCTAGAAAAGACATTAAAATTATACAAACACTTTATCACAATATCCCAATCGACAAGAGAGGAGCTGAAGAGAATAGTAAAACACGACAAAATACACATCGTACCACCAGGCGTCGACCTAGAGAAATACAGGCCGGGCCCCAAGTCGCCCATCCCCACGGTGCTCTGGGTGGGGAGGATAAAGCGGTACAAGAACCTGGAGCACCTCCTCCTCGCCTTCAGAGAGGTCAAAAGAGAGGTCAGAGACGCCAGGCTTGTGATAATCGGCACGGGAGACCACGAGCCGGAGGTAAAACGGTTCGCCAGATCGCTGGGCACAGACGGCGTAGAGTTCCTAGGCAGAGCAACCGAGGAGGAGAAGATAAAGTGGATGCAGAGCGCCTGGCTCATCGCCTCCACCAGCACAAAGGAGGGCTGGGGGCTCACAATCACCGAAGCCGCCGCCTGCGGAACGCCGGCAGTCGCCTACGACGTGCCGGGGCTAAGGGACTCCGTTATACACGGCGAGACCGGTCTCCTTGTGAGACCGGGGGACGTCAAAGCCCTAGCCCAAGCCATAACTCTGCTACTCATAGACTCGCAGGTAAGAGAGAAGTTGGGCAAAAACGCGTACAGAGTAGCCCAACGATACAGTTGGGACGCCAGCGCAAAGACCATGGCTCAACTGCTGAGAGAGTGGTCGAGCTACCGGTAGTCTTGGTCAACAACAACCCGCCGCACAGCGGCGTCGGGCGATACGCCTACTCGCTCTACCGCTACTCCAGAAAGCTGGGCTACAAGATAGCCATGATATCGCTAGAGAGTTATCTGTTTGACAAAAACTATAATGTGGCCAGGAAGATACACCTAGGCGGCTTGGTTTTATATATGAATTATTTACGTATAAGCAACATAGTTTTCAACTCTGGTAAAATTTATCATATTACAAACAACGGCTATCTTACTAAGTTAATTCCCAAGATAAAACAAGCTTCCAACGCCAAAGTTGTAGTCACGGTATTCGACACAATCCCCTTCTACCGGAGAGAGCTAGGCGACATTCTCCTGGCAATCAGAGCATTCAGTAATATAAGATATGCCGACTTTATTATCATAGACTCAAAGTTCACAGAGATGAGCCTGCCCAGCTACCTGTCGCACATTCCAAGAAAGGTAATTCCGCTTGGAGTCGACCACGACCTCTTCAAGCCGCGGGATAAGGCCTGGGCACGGCAGGAGCTCGGCCTACCGTCCACCACGCCAATACTGCTCAACGTAGGCACCGAGGAGCCGAGAAAAAACATACCAACACTGCTGAGGGCCTTCAGAGAAGT includes:
- a CDS encoding glycosyltransferase family 4 protein, whose protein sequence is MRILWINHRDPRHPQAGGAETYIHEISKRLVKMSHEVTLISEEIDGLPKKEELDGIKILRMGDKATIHIKAPLYVKKYGSKYDLIIDSVAHAVPWYSPLVTKTPVIALVYHIHQDVVDMELTKPLAYVVKQLEKTLKLYKHFITISQSTREELKRIVKHDKIHIVPPGVDLEKYRPGPKSPIPTVLWVGRIKRYKNLEHLLLAFREVKREVRDARLVIIGTGDHEPEVKRFARSLGTDGVEFLGRATEEEKIKWMQSAWLIASTSTKEGWGLTITEAAACGTPAVAYDVPGLRDSVIHGETGLLVRPGDVKALAQAITLLLIDSQVREKLGKNAYRVAQRYSWDASAKTMAQLLREWSSYR
- a CDS encoding glycosyltransferase family 4 protein — its product is MVELPVVLVNNNPPHSGVGRYAYSLYRYSRKLGYKIAMISLESYLFDKNYNVARKIHLGGLVLYMNYLRISNIVFNSGKIYHITNNGYLTKLIPKIKQASNAKVVVTVFDTIPFYRRELGDILLAIRAFSNIRYADFIIIDSKFTEMSLPSYLSHIPRKVIPLGVDHDLFKPRDKAWARQELGLPSTTPILLNVGTEEPRKNIPTLLRAFREVVKKMPKAKLIRVGPMERPTARLIKRLGLSDNVLYTRVDDRKFALLYNAADVYVHTAYLEGFGLPVLEAMASGTPVVAGKAASVPEIAGDAAILTDPFDVEGIAGEVLRVLTNRGLREELSQRGYQRSLRFSWEKTALETIEVYSRLVEHGH